Within Coleofasciculus sp. FACHB-T130, the genomic segment TTGGTTATTGAAGCCTGATTTGCGTCAGCGAATGATTCGCCGCTATAGCGATAAAGGGGAATGGATTAGCCTTACCCTAGTTACAGAGCGTAAAGTGTGACAAACAAAGTTAATCGCACAGAAGCACAGAAAAATTTTTAACTTTGCGAACCTTTGCGTGAACCTTCGCGTACCTTTGAGTTTAAAAAATAATTAAAAACTCACCTTCCCATCCTTTGAAACAGTCTCTTCAAACACTGAACCACCCGCTTCAACACGAAGTTTTCCTGTTTTCCAGCCAAGAGAAATGGGGCTATTCCCTTCAGGCGACTTGTAGAGTTCAAAATTTTCAAACCAGTTATGCTGGACGCCGTTCCGGATAAGAATTGGTAGCTCGTTCTTAGAATTATGTGTGATTTTGAGAGTATCGCCAGTTGTTCCTTTGAGCTGCACGGTGCCCGTTGCTATTAAGCTTAAATCTAGCTGAGTCTTAGTCTTTACAGCTTTTTTAAAATTCTCATAACTACCCGTCGTTTTTGCTTCGCCTACTTCTAGAGCAAAGCCAGCATATTGATTGTCTGTCGTGGTTACTTTTAATATCTTTTCATCTTGATAAAGCTGCGCCGCTTTCTTATCTTGAACTTTAACTTCAGTAGTAGAAGAATTAAGATTAATTGGATGAATGGCTAACCAAGTTTTTTCTAATTTAATAAACCAAAGCTTGTCTTCTATTTCTAATTTCGCTGTTTTAGGTAGCTGAAAGAAAAAGGATTTATCAGAAGCAGGTCGTAGCCAAAGCGCCAAGTTGCGGTATTGTCCTATTTGATCGCCTAGATCTTTCCCGGACTTCATTCTGTCGTCGCCCGTGTTAACGACAAAATAATCAACCCCTCGCTTAGAATCTTCAGCCATCAATTTGAAAGGGCCAACATCACCATCGCTAAACTCACCGGCTATACTACCCATCTGATAAGTGTTGCCAAAAAATGTAGTTTCCCAATAACCCGGTCGGTCTTCTCCTCCAGGTTTCCAATTTTCATAAACTGGTTTTGTAGCGAGTAATTCAATCGGCTTCTTAAACTGCTTACGAGCTAATGCAACAACTGCGAGTGGAGGACGATAAGCACTAGTAATGACGTGAATTGAATCGTGTTCTGGTTTAGGATTAGCCAGCGAATTATCCCCAAAATATAGCCAGAGCAAACGAGCGGCAGATGAACCATACACGACATTACTTTTGCCATAATCTCGTTTAGTAGGCCCTCCAAAACCGCCGTGATAATACTTCACTGCTCCAGCAGCGCAAAGCCAATCAAGAGCAGCTTTACCAAGTTGTTTGACTTCCGGATCTTTCGCAAAATCGTAGAGATTCAGATATGCAGCTAGGGTATGACCGTGGTAATTTTCTGAATCCCACTCGCCCATCCCGATGTGATAAAGTGCCCAGACATATCGCTTAATTTTCTTTTTGTATAACTGGCGCACCTCTTCATTACCCGTTTCTTCCGCCATTAGATAAACCGATATCTCGCGCATCGCTCTAAGATTATCGGTATTGCGCCCGTCTACCCAGCTACCACGCACCTTTGGCCCCCAACCATCACCGCCACGACCTCTCCCATAAATCGGGTGGGGACGACCATTGGGATCTTTCTCCGTCCATTTTTTTGCCCCGTCAAACATCCGTTGTTTGTAGGCAGAATCTAGAAATTTACCGAAGAAGAAATATTTTCTAATTTGACCTTTGAGAGTAAAAGAATAGTAATAGTCAATACCGTCAGTGTGGGCGTTATCTTTGGCTTGTTTGTCTTCCTTTTCTAAAAAAGCGATCGCTTTCTCTCGGTTCCCAGCTAAAAAGTCAAACATGGCGAGGGGATAAGTTTGCTTTTCGTTTTCCCCGCTGTTGTTGTTGTATTTTTTACCCGTGTAGTAGCGAATAACCTCATTCGCTCTTTGCTGAAACTCTTTTTCCAGTTCAGGCGTCCACTGGTTCTGAAACTTTGCATCGACGGGTAGCGACTGAATCTTAACTAAGCCATTTGCATCTTTGCTAATTGATGGAGAAGCGTTTGAACTGGGTGTATTTGCCCTGGATAAGGGAGTGGTTTTGGCGTTGCAAGCCAATATTGTTACAGCCAGTACGGATGCTATCGCCGTATGACGAAAAATAAAAAACCGTTTCATCAGCAACAGAGGTAATTAAGCTGCTCCGATTTTGGCATGAGAAAGAGAAGCGATCGCGCTTTGGGCAAGATAAACGCGATCGCGCTTTGGGCAAGATGGATGCGATCGCTTAATAGTCTTCTTTATGTTCTGATTATTGCTTTGAACTCTTCTAAACTTGGGGTAGGTTTTATTCGGTGAATCATGCGGTGACAGTTAGAGCATAAAACAGTAAAATCTTTTGATGGATCTAGCTGAACTTTAGTTTTTTCTAAACTTGAAATTGGAACAATATGATGAGCCTCTATATAGTTTCTTCCAATTTCTCCGTAACGATTTTCAAAATCGAATCCGCAAGCCTTGCATATATATCCATGTATTTCTTTTGCTTTCTTACACAGAGCTTGATTTCTCTCTACTCTTCGATGAATCCTATACTTTGTTAAGTCTTCCAGCCAAACTTCTTCAGAATAGGAATCACTTCCCGGAGCCTCAGAAGGTTGATTTTCAATTAATTCTTCATAGATATTAATAAATTTCAATAAATCTTCAAGCATTTTTTAAGATGATGGTAACGCATCTCTAGAATAATAAGTAGCTAAAATATTACCTGCTTCGTAAGCTTGTCCTAATCGTCTAGCAGTGGTTTCTTTAGGAATTGCTTCAAGCTTAAGGTCAATTTTCTCATAAATATTTATATCAATTTTCGTCAAAATCATCCTTCTAAATATCTTGGCTTGATTTCGCAAAACTTCTTTTGAACGTCCGAGTCCGTAAATTTTTTTCTGAGATGCTGTACCTTGAATAAGTGATAGGTAGACACCAGAAAAATCAGCACGAAAAAGGTAGACAACGAAAAAACCAAACCTTACACTTTCTGTGACGAGCTTGTTGAAAATAGCAATCCAAGGGATATTTGCCCATGAGCCGTTTCCTGGGGATGCTTCGATGCTATAAATATCTGGAAGCTTTAGATAAGTATCTAACCAAACTAGTACATTATTTCTCAGATAACTAGCAAATAAATGCTTTTTGAAATTTTCTTTACTAACGATTGGGTACTCCGATAAAACTCTCTCAATTATGTTTTCTAGCATTCGTACTAATTCCTCAGATAGATTTCATTTATGCTAGTTGTTACCAGATTGGTTCAAGATTGAGTACGAATCCAGGGAGAACATTTTCTCCGGATAAAGTAGTAGGAGATTGCAGCACTTCTACTTCTTGACCTTGGCGATAAATTTCTACTTGTTCGGATTTGCGGTTAATTAACAAACCTAAAACAGTGCCATTGTCTCGATATTCTTTCATTTTCTCTTGAGCGACTTTCAAACTATCACTCGGTGAAAGTAAATCAACTACAAAATCAGGACAAATGGGGGGGGATTTCTCTCTCTGCTGCTGAGTTAGCGCATCCCATCGTTCCAGTTTCACCCAAGCAGCATCAGGAGAACGATCCGCACCATTGGGGAGTTTGAAACCTGTTGAGGAATCGAAAACTTTACCCAATCTATTTTGCTCGTTCCAAATCCAAAGTTGAGCAGTTAGTCCGGCGTTGCGATTTCCTGTTTCTCCCCCGGCGGGTGACATGATGATTAATTCTCCCGTAGCAGTGCGCTCAAACCTTAGATTTTCATTTACTTGACAAAGCTGAAAAAATTGCTCATCTGTCAGCTTAATAATCGGGTTGAAGTTGACGGTTAGGGCAGTCATACCGACATTAGGGTTTAGATTTTGGATGATTTAACTCCTGTAGAGACGCAATTAATTGCGTCTCTACATGGGTTTCAGTTACCGACTATTCTATTCCTTCAATCCGGTCTTCGACCTCCTGATACAATTCGCGTAGCATCTCTAAGTTGCTTTCACTGGTTTCCCAGTAACCGCGACCATTGACTTCAAGTAAGGTTGCGACAACTTTGCGGAAAGAGTGAGGATTGAGGTTCATTAACCGCTTCCGCATCTCTTCATCTTGGATAAACGTGGTATTTGTATCCTCGTAAATCCAGTTATCGACAGCACCAGCGGTTGCAGACCAACCCATCGTATTTACTAAGCGCTTCGAGAGTTCGCGGACACCTTCGTACCCGTGACTTAGCATCCCTTCGTACCACTTGGGATT encodes:
- a CDS encoding HNH endonuclease translates to MLEDLLKFINIYEELIENQPSEAPGSDSYSEEVWLEDLTKYRIHRRVERNQALCKKAKEIHGYICKACGFDFENRYGEIGRNYIEAHHIVPISSLEKTKVQLDPSKDFTVLCSNCHRMIHRIKPTPSLEEFKAIIRT
- a CDS encoding DUF3578 domain-containing protein; translated protein: MLENIIERVLSEYPIVSKENFKKHLFASYLRNNVLVWLDTYLKLPDIYSIEASPGNGSWANIPWIAIFNKLVTESVRFGFFVVYLFRADFSGVYLSLIQGTASQKKIYGLGRSKEVLRNQAKIFRRMILTKIDINIYEKIDLKLEAIPKETTARRLGQAYEAGNILATYYSRDALPSS
- a CDS encoding Uma2 family endonuclease encodes the protein MTALTVNFNPIIKLTDEQFFQLCQVNENLRFERTATGELIIMSPAGGETGNRNAGLTAQLWIWNEQNRLGKVFDSSTGFKLPNGADRSPDAAWVKLERWDALTQQQREKSPPICPDFVVDLLSPSDSLKVAQEKMKEYRDNGTVLGLLINRKSEQVEIYRQGQEVEVLQSPTTLSGENVLPGFVLNLEPIW